A genomic segment from Nicotiana sylvestris chromosome 1, ASM39365v2, whole genome shotgun sequence encodes:
- the LOC138891272 gene encoding uncharacterized protein yields MDLPNRSSNTFPLQFQQKRELVEQLREELKMKEADTLGWRQGMDSLASGKETLREQLASLERQLRSMKDESVARSLKIEELKAKSAAELAKAKSDDEAIISSYRADAEAANARAKEISFAAEVKLSSALDHARRQSRRETLEEVHVRDFDLSADIERAKTLEEEATALRSDEDDSVSGSESGGEEDEVPEGEALEDVAPEDVAAEDVPRSRFRFPYFVFMFFVQGPLV; encoded by the coding sequence ATGGATTTGCCCAATCGGTCTTCTAACACTTTTCCTTTGCAGTTTCAACAAAAGAGGGAGCTGGTGGAGCAGCTTCGAGAGGAGCTCAAGATGAAGGAGGCCGATACCCTGGGGTGGAGGCAAGGCATGGACAGTCTTGCCTCTGGGAAAGAGACTCTTCGGGAGCAGCTAGCTTCACTCGAACGTCAACTTCGAAGTATGAAGGATGAGAGCGTGGCTCGAAGCCTCAAAATTGAGGAGCTTAAAGCCAAGTCCGCTGCTGAGCTGGCCAAGGCCAAATCTGACGATGAGGCAATTATATCTTCGTACCGAGCCGACGCTGAAGCGGCTAATGCCCGGGCAAAGGAGATCTCTTTTGCGGCCGAAGTTAAGTTATCAAGTGCACTTGACCACGCCAGGCGACAGTcccggagggaaaccctcgaggaggtACATGTTCGCGACTTCGATCTCTCAGCCGATATTGAAAGGGCTAAGACTTTGGAAGAAGAGGCTACCGCTTTGCGTTCTGATGAGGATGATTCAGTTAGTGGTTCTGAGAGCGGAGGAGAGGAAGATGAAGTCCCCGAGGGTGAGGCTCTTGAAGATGTGGCTCCTGAAGATGTTGCTGCTGAAGATGTGCCccgaagtagatttaggtttccttattttgttttcatGTTTTTTGTGCAAGGACCCCTTGTGTAA